The Geoalkalibacter subterraneus genome contains the following window.
ATGCATGGGCGATGGTCAGCATGGTTGGGCGGCAGCGGAATGGATCATGATGATGCGCAACATGTTCGTCCGCGAGGAACAGGATGCGTTGATCGTCGGATCAGGTATTTTTCCCGAATGGCTCAAAGCCCCTGAAGACCTCTCTTTTGGGCCGACCCTTACCGATTGGGGGCCTGTCACGGTGAAAATTTTAAAACAGGGCAATGATCTGCTGCTTGAAGTTCAGGGACAATGGCGTGATCAGCCACCACGCCTTCTGGCTCGGGTCCCGGGATTCAACCCGGCTGAAGTTGATTCTTCCGGTGCCCCGCTGTCCCTTGTCCCGGAGCCTTCATGAAAATCTGCATGTTCACCAATACCTATCTCCCTCATGTTGGCGGAGTCGCGCGGTCGGTTTCTGCTTTCGCCGAGGATCTGCGCGCTCTTGGGCATGACGTTATGGTGATTGCGCCAATCTTTCCAGGAGTTGCCGAATTAAAGGAAGAAAGGCACGCGGTTCTGCGCGTGCCCGCTATCCAGAATTTCAACGGCACCGATTTTTCCGTCCGGTTGCCGCTGCCGGGGCGCATTCACCGTGAACTTGACGAGTTCCAACCGGACATCATTCACAGCCATCATCCTTTCCTGCTTGGCGATGCGGCACTGCGGACCGCCAGTGCGCGCGAGCTGCCCCTGGTTTTCACGCACCACACCCTTTATGAACGTTATACTCATTACGTGCCTTTCGACAGCCCGATGATGCAGCGTTTCGCCATCCATCTGTCCACCCGTTACGCCAACCTCTGCCAGTTGGTGATCGCCCCCAGTGAGAGTCTCGCCGATCTGATACGGCGCCGTGGCGTCGCGACTCCCTGCCGTGTTGTACCGACCGGGGTCGACGTCAACTTCCTCTCCCAGGGAGACGGACAGGCTTTTCGGCAGGAAAACCATATCCCCGGGGATGCGTTTGTCATTGGTCACCTGGGGCGTCTTGCGCCGGAGAAAAACCTTGCTTATCTTGCGCGAGCTGCTGCAGCCGTTGTCCGCGAAAACGCTGATGCCTGGTTTCTGGTTGCCGGCAGCGGACCCGCTGCCGATCAGATCAAAGAGATCTTTACCGCACAGGGCTGTGATCAGCGGCTTGTCCATGTCGGACAGCTCCAGGGCGACGCGCTGCGCAACTGTTACGCTGCCATGGATCTCTTTGTTTTTTCCTCGACCTCCGAGACCCAGGGGCTGGTTCTGGTGGAAACGATGGCTTCCGGCAACCCAGTAATCGCACTCGATGCCTCAGGGGTGCGGGAAGTTCTCCGTGATCGCGAAAACGGACGCCTGTTGCCGACTGATGCTCCAGAAAGTGTCTTCTCTTCGGCGATCGAAGAAACCCTCAAAAACCCTGAAGTCATTGTGAAGTATAGCGAGCAGGCCAGACGGACGGCACACGAATTCTCCCGTCAATCGACTGTCAAACGCCTTGAAGAAGCCTATCGATCAGTCCTTGAAACGACCCCCGAACATAACAAGGATGCGGATATCGGCGGATGGGATGCATGGCTACGCATGCTTAAATCAGAATGGAACCTGGTGGGCGAAAAGACCGGAGCTGTCATCAAAGCTATCCGCAGTAATGAGACGACCCGTACGGATCTTAAGTGAGATTGCCGCCTGATCAAACACGATGATCAATTCACTAACGGGCGGAATAATTGTACACACCCCTGACCAGGACAGTTTTGTGCTGTATGAAACCTTTCATTCGACAAAGGTGGATATTATGAGTCAAAAGATCATTCATGGCATTACACTCGAAAACGCCAAAGGCGACATTGCCAATCAGGCGGACATAGATGCCGTGGTCAACGCGGCCAATGCTCAGCTGCGCACGGGCGGCGGAGTGGCCGGTGCGATTCACCGTGCTGCCGGTCCCGGGCTGGAACAGGAGTGTCGCAAGCATGCTCCCATTCGCCCCGGTGAGGCGGTGATTACGGGCGCGCACGATCTTCCCAACCGCTATGTCATCCACTGCCTCGGGCCGGTTTACGGGGCCGACGAGCCTTCGGAACTGCTGCTGGCGGATTGCTACCGCAACGCCCTGAAGCTTGCCGAGTCGAATCAAATCAAATCGATTGCTTTTCCTGCGCTTTCAGCCGGCGCTTTCGGCTACCCGAAGGAGGAGGCCGCCTCAATCGCGATCAAAACAGTCCTCGAGGCTCTCCCTGATCTCAAATATGTCACGCACATCCGGTTTGTACAGTTCGGCGAAAATGACCTTGAGATTTATGAAAGGATTCTGGAGTCGTAGCGGCAGACTCTGATGCTAAAGCAGATAAAAAAACGGTGCCTACAGATGCAGGCACCGTTTTTTTATGAATCAATTTGCAGGACAGTTGACCGGCTCAACCGGGATTGTCCTTTTTCTCATCCTCTTTCTCCGCTTCCTTTTGCTCTTTTTCTTCAACCACATCGTCAGATGCCTGGGTTTCAGAGGTATATTGAATTTCAGGTCGCGGTTGCTGCGGGCGTGCTGCGGTCTCCAGGGTTTGGTCGGAAAGGTCGGCCGCAGCGGTTTTTGATTCGCGAACGACACGCATGGGAGGAGCTGAACCGTCCTTGTCGACGCCGAACCAGATGGTCTGATGCGGGAAGGGGATTTCAATGCCGCGTTCGTCGAAAATGCGTTTCATCCGCTCCAGGAAAGCCCGCCGAATAGAAAACTGGCGGCTGGGCAGAGTTTTGAGTCGGACACGGATTTCAACCGCCGAATCGGCCAGTTTGTTCAAACCGAAGATCTCAAGGTCGCCGATAATATCTACCCCCCAGGTGGCATCCTGGCGCAGATCGGCCGCCACATCCTGCAGTGCCTCGATGACGGCGCCGTAATCCTCCCGGTAGGCGACTCCGGCGTCGATCAGGGCATAACCATAATCGCGGTTGTAGTTCAGAATGGTTGTGACCTCACCAAAGGGAACAACATGAACCGTGCCGGAAAGGTCCCGTAAAGTAAGCGTGCGGATGGTTAGACTCTCCACCGTTCCGGAATGCCCGGCGGCCTCGACCCAGTCGCCGACGGAGAGAGAATCTTCAATCAGAATGAAGGCGCCGGAGATGACATCCTTGACCAGCGTTTGAGCACCGAAACCGACGGCCAGACCGATAACCCCGGCACCCGCCAGCAGGGGCGCGATATTGAGGCCGAGGTGAGCCAGCACGCTCATGCCGGCAAGAAGCACCAACACAATGCGGATGACGTTTTTGAGCAGGGGCAGCAGGGTGAGAAGACGGGCATTGCTCTTCCCACCGGTTGTACCTTCACGCTCTTTCGCCAGATACCTTTCGATTTTGACGCTGACGATCTCCCAGAAGAGAAAGGCGCCGGCAAGAATCAGGATGATGGTGAAAAGCGAGGAGAAAAAAGAGCCGCCTTCGGCGCTGAAAAGCCAGCTGAATGTATCCAGCCCCCACGCCTGCAGGATAGCGAAAAAGGCGACAAGGTGCAGCAGCCCTTTCACACTGTATTTAAGCAGCGGCAGGTAGCGATTGGCCCTGGCTTCCAGTTCAGGATAATCTTTTTTCAGTTCTTTACTGATCTTGAACAGGCGGTCGATGCCGCGACGGCTCATTCGCACCAGGAAACAGGTCACGCCCAGCACCACAAGTGACAGGATGATCGCGCGGGCGACATAATACAATCCGCCCTCGACCTCCAGAATCCAGGTTCCGAACAACCCCAGGATCAGCATGATGGCGATGATGTACCAGAAATCGGCTAATTTGTTGCGGAGGGTGCCGACAGATTGGATTTTTTCTGCAACGGGGTGGAGATCAGGTTTCTGCCGATCTTCATGGGGGTCGGATTTGAGGTGATCGCCACGCAGCCAGACAGCGACCTCTTTACGATTCTGCAGGATCAGGATGATGGCCATAAGGGTGATGACCAGTCCCAGGATCTTCATGGAAAACTGGTAGAGGACATCCGGCAGGCCCAGGAGCAGGGCTGCCTCAAGCACAAAATAGCCATAGATGCCAAGCCGGACGATGCGTTTGATCCAGATATAGGCATAATGAACCGTCTCGTCATTGAGGGAGATGAACCTCAGAGAGGGAGATTCCGGAGCGAGAAAAAGCCGCGCTACGGCGAGAACCAGCCTGACCAGAACGTTGGAATTGATCAGGGCGAGGGCGGCCAGTTGTGTGCCGGGCTGCGGGGCGAGCAGCGGCAGGACGCCGTAAGCTGCAGCTGCAAAGGCGACGATGGGAATGAGGTCCAGCAGTGTATTGCCGACCAGCAGCAGGATTCGGTATCCCTGGTTGTATGTCTCGCGGTCCTTAAGTTTCCGACGCGCTCTTGCCATCAGGCGTGTTGCCAGAGCCTGGGCCAGGATGCCCGCCAGAATGGAAAGAACGACCTTTGATGTCATCTCCCCCCAGCTTTTCAGGACATTGACGTCCTTGGCCTGAACGGCAAGATCCTGCAGCAGCGAAGGGATCAGAAGCATATTCCGACCCGCTTCGGCCAATGCCTGGTTAGCCGCCTGCAAGTGATCGGACATGACCGACAGAATCTGCCCCAGAAGCCCCCCCTTTTTAACTTCCGGTTCTTTCGGCTGCCCCTGACTGCGCGCTTCCAGAAGAGTTCGCAGATCCTGTTTGAGAGAATCGAGTTTCTGGGGGTCCTCCAGGTCAGACAGCAGTTTTTCTATGCTTTCCTGAGAAATTTCATTTGTCCCGGTCGGCGGTTCCGATTGGGCATTGGCGCAATTTGGCTGCGCCACCCAGATGAACAGAGCGAGGGTCAAAGACAAAAATAATCCGGCGTTGAAGTGACTTGAACGCATTTTCCCTCCGTATGTGAAAAATTGGCAAATTGACGCATCGGGTGGTGCGAATAAAGCATAACCTTGTGGCCTAGTCAATCAGGTCGAGACAATTGCATTGCCGTAGAGTTTTTCATGCAACCCGCCAGGTGATGTTGCTATAGACTTCTATGCCATGCACAGCCAGACCAGCTTTCAATCCTGTTATAATGGACCAAGGTTCAGCAGAAGATCTCAGGTTGCTTCCGCTCCTGGGAGGACGCAAAGATGTTCTGCCGAATTCGCAGCTACTTGTCTACATGCCGAAAGCAGGGACTGAGTGCCTCTGCTGCCTTGCGCCTGTTGTTTGAGGGCAGATCGCCTTGATTTATGGAATCGGACTGACCCATTTCCAGGCATCTATATTGCTCTGCTCGGCATGGTAACTTTTACTTGCGATCAAATAGGGAAAAGACCTCAAACTGTCATCCTGGTGACAGTTTTTTTGTTCCAGCCTAAGTTATTATCAAATTTCCATTTGACTTCTTTGGGGTCCACGATAAAAGTAAAGCAAGCAATAAACCAAACGGTATGTTTTTTTGTGGAGGAAAGAAGAATGGGAGCCAAGGGTGAAAAAACCAGGCAGAAAATTCTGGAAGATGCCGCGGAGCTGTTTCATACCAAAGGTTTTGGCGCAACCAGCGTGAGAGATCTGCTGCAGGTCACCGGCATGACCAAGGGCAGCCTCTATTTTCATTTCAGCGGCAAGGATGAGATTGGGCTGGAGTACCTGCGTCAGGCCGGCGAAAGATTCATGGCTTTTCTTGATGAAGGTCTCGAGGGGCCTTCGGCTGTTGAGAAGCTTGATAACTTTTTGCAGCAAGCTTTCGCTTATCACCGTGCGAGAGGTTTTGTGGGCGGATGCCTGTTTGGCAATACCGCATTGGAGACCAGCGATACGGCGCCCGCATTTGCCAGGGTGACGGCCGCTACGTTTAACCAGTGGCGTAAAAAATTGGCCGTCATTATCGAGCAGGCGCAGAATGACGGTACCGTTTGCAGAATTCGATCTGCCGACGAGCTGGCTGAGTTCGTGATCGCTGCTCTGGAGGGCGGTATCATGCAGTCGCGCCTGCATAAAAGCGAAGCGCCCATGAGAAACTGTGTCGAGACATTACGCATGATGCTCTATAGCGACAAAACGGATTTGCAACCTCATAAACCCCATTGAACCAAGGGAGAAAAATCATGACCCGTATCCATTCTTTTGATCCACAGAAAGCGCAGCAACAAACTGCGGAGATCTTTGCAGAAATCAAACAGGCCTTTGGCATGGTCCCCAACCTGTTTCGGGCTTACGCCAACCACCCTCCGCTGCTCGAAGCCAACTGGGTGAAAGTGAAGAAGGTGATGATGGAGGGCACCTTGTCGCGCAAAGCCAAAGAAACCATTGCCGTGCTGGTCTCCAAGGACAATGGCTGCAACTACTGCGTGGCCGCTCATGAGACGGCGCTGCGTTCCATCGGCGTTTCCAGCGAGGAAATCAACGCGATTGAAACGGATCTGCAGCAGTCCGACTTCAGCCCTAAAGAGCGTGAACTTATTGCTTTTGCACGCAAGGCGAACATTTCTCCCTTATCGATTAAGGATGAAGAGGTCCAGGCTCTGCGTGATCTGGGTGCCGTGGACGCCGAAATCGTTGAAGCCCTTGGGGTGATGGAACTTTTTGTCGGCTTCAACAAATTCCTCGATGCGCTGCAGGTCGAGATCGATTTCTGAAATGAGTCGAGGGGGCCATGCCCTTCGCTTTGTAAGCCGGACAACAGTTGTTGTCTCGCAAAGGCCCGTTAAAGGTATTAACATTTCCAGTGGAATAAATTATCCAAGCGTTCTGTGGAGGAACAATGGACACCTATTACGATCCCAGGGATTTGAACCTGTTTGAAAGCATTGGCAAGGATGCACCGGAGCTGGCGAAAAAGTTCTTCGATTATTACGGTGCCGTTTTTACCGAGGGCGCCTTGAGCGAGCGCGAGAAGGCTCTGATTGCGCTGGCTGTTGCCCACACGGTGCAGTGTCCGTACTGCATCGATGCCTACACGCAGGCATGTCTGGAAAAGGGTTCGGACCTTGAAGAAATGAGCGAGGCGATGCATGTCGCCGCGGCGATTCGCGGGGGCGCGTCACTGGTGCATGGTGTACAGATGCGCAAGATCGCTGAGAAGTTGTCGCTGTAAAAGGAAATCGATCATGCAAGAACCAAAAAAATCCGCTGGGCAGGAACCGGCCTCCGGTGTTGAACATTTCTCCTGCACGCTGAAACGCCATGACCTGCATTTTGCGCGCAGGCGGTGCCGCATCCTGCAGATCAATACCGGCCTGTTATGCGATCTGGCCTGCAAACATTGTCATCTGGAAGCCGGGCCGCAGCGCCGCGAGATCATGAGTGCGGAAACCATGCAGGAGGTGGTGGCTTTTGCACATCGCGGGAACTTTGAAATGATTGACGTGACGGGCGGTGCCCCGGAGCTGGTGCCGGGCATTGCCGGCTTTCTGTCTGAGCTTGCCGACTGCGCCCCCCATGTCCTGCTGCGCTCCAACCTGACCGCCCTTGGCGGCAAGGCGCGCGAAGAACTGCTGGCAACGCTCTGTCGCCATCGAATCGCCCTGGTGGTTTCTTTCCCTTCCCTGCGAGAGGCCCAGGTCGAAGCCCAGCGCGGTTCGGGTGTTTGGGAGAAAAGCCTGGCGATGCTCAACCGCCTCAATGAACTGGGGTATGGCCGTGCTGATTCAGGGCTGGAGCTGCACCTTGCGGTCAACCCCGGGGGTGCTTTTCTTCCCGCCAACCAGGAATCGATGGAAAAGCGTTACCGGCGCGAGCTTGAAAAGCGGTGGGGGATCGTCTTCAACCGCCTGTTTACCCTGACCAACGCACCGCTGGGGCGTTTCAAGCACTGGCTGGAAAAGTCGGGCAATTACCAGGGCTACATGCGCAAACTGGCTGAGTCATTCAATCCGGAGGCCGTTCCCGCTGTCATGTGCCGGGAACAGATCAGCGTCTCCTGGGACGGCACTGTTTTTGACTGCGATTTCCATCTGGCAGCCGGGATCTGCCAGGGCGAAAAGCGCACTCAGGTTCGCGATCTGCCCGGACCACCGCCTGAAGGAACGCCCATCGCCACCGCAGATCACTGCTATGCCTGCACCGCCGGTGCAGGCTTTACCTGAGGGGGCGAAATCGCGACCTAGTTAGGTCGCAGAAAAGCTTTACGATTATACACATTGGCATGAAAGGACCTCATCATGACAGGCAATGGCAAAAAAATTCTCATTGTCCTGGCCATTGCCATCGTGGTCGCGCTGTTCTTTGCTTTCGATCTGCAGCGTTACCTGACCCTGGCTGAGCTCAAGGCAAGGCAGGAGGCGTTTCAGGATTTTTACACCGCCAACCGCGCTCTGACTCTGGGGGCGTATTTCCTCCTCTATGTGATCGTCACCGCCCTGTCACTTCCTGGCGCCGCCGTCATGACTCTGGCCGGCGGCGCGCTGTTCGGTTTTCTGCCGGCGCTCGTTGTGGTGTCATTTGCCAGCACCATCGGTGCGACGCTGGCTTTTCTCGTCAGCCGCTTTCTGCTTCGGGACTGGGTTCAATCCAAATTTAAAAAGCGCCTCAAGGCGTTGAATGCCGGGATTGAAAAAGACGGCGGGTTCTACCTGTTCACACTGCGGCTGGTGCCGATCTTTCCCTTTTTTGTCATCAACCTGGCGATGGGTCTGACCCCGATGCGCACCCGGACGTACTACTGGGTGAGCCAGGTCGGCATGCTGGCGGGCACCGCCGTCTATGTCAACGCCGGCACTCAGCTTGGTCAGATCGAGACGCTCGGCGGTATCCTCTCGCCGCAGCTGCTGCTTTCTTTCGCTCTACTCGGTATCTTCCCTCTACTGGCCCGCAAGGGAGTCGACATTATGCAAAAACGCCGCAGTCTGAAAGATTTCCCCAAACCGGAAAA
Protein-coding sequences here:
- a CDS encoding glycosyltransferase; amino-acid sequence: MKICMFTNTYLPHVGGVARSVSAFAEDLRALGHDVMVIAPIFPGVAELKEERHAVLRVPAIQNFNGTDFSVRLPLPGRIHRELDEFQPDIIHSHHPFLLGDAALRTASARELPLVFTHHTLYERYTHYVPFDSPMMQRFAIHLSTRYANLCQLVIAPSESLADLIRRRGVATPCRVVPTGVDVNFLSQGDGQAFRQENHIPGDAFVIGHLGRLAPEKNLAYLARAAAAVVRENADAWFLVAGSGPAADQIKEIFTAQGCDQRLVHVGQLQGDALRNCYAAMDLFVFSSTSETQGLVLVETMASGNPVIALDASGVREVLRDRENGRLLPTDAPESVFSSAIEETLKNPEVIVKYSEQARRTAHEFSRQSTVKRLEEAYRSVLETTPEHNKDADIGGWDAWLRMLKSEWNLVGEKTGAVIKAIRSNETTRTDLK
- a CDS encoding macro domain-containing protein, translating into MSQKIIHGITLENAKGDIANQADIDAVVNAANAQLRTGGGVAGAIHRAAGPGLEQECRKHAPIRPGEAVITGAHDLPNRYVIHCLGPVYGADEPSELLLADCYRNALKLAESNQIKSIAFPALSAGAFGYPKEEAASIAIKTVLEALPDLKYVTHIRFVQFGENDLEIYERILES
- a CDS encoding mechanosensitive ion channel domain-containing protein; the protein is MRSSHFNAGLFLSLTLALFIWVAQPNCANAQSEPPTGTNEISQESIEKLLSDLEDPQKLDSLKQDLRTLLEARSQGQPKEPEVKKGGLLGQILSVMSDHLQAANQALAEAGRNMLLIPSLLQDLAVQAKDVNVLKSWGEMTSKVVLSILAGILAQALATRLMARARRKLKDRETYNQGYRILLLVGNTLLDLIPIVAFAAAAYGVLPLLAPQPGTQLAALALINSNVLVRLVLAVARLFLAPESPSLRFISLNDETVHYAYIWIKRIVRLGIYGYFVLEAALLLGLPDVLYQFSMKILGLVITLMAIILILQNRKEVAVWLRGDHLKSDPHEDRQKPDLHPVAEKIQSVGTLRNKLADFWYIIAIMLILGLFGTWILEVEGGLYYVARAIILSLVVLGVTCFLVRMSRRGIDRLFKISKELKKDYPELEARANRYLPLLKYSVKGLLHLVAFFAILQAWGLDTFSWLFSAEGGSFFSSLFTIILILAGAFLFWEIVSVKIERYLAKEREGTTGGKSNARLLTLLPLLKNVIRIVLVLLAGMSVLAHLGLNIAPLLAGAGVIGLAVGFGAQTLVKDVISGAFILIEDSLSVGDWVEAAGHSGTVESLTIRTLTLRDLSGTVHVVPFGEVTTILNYNRDYGYALIDAGVAYREDYGAVIEALQDVAADLRQDATWGVDIIGDLEIFGLNKLADSAVEIRVRLKTLPSRQFSIRRAFLERMKRIFDERGIEIPFPHQTIWFGVDKDGSAPPMRVVRESKTAAADLSDQTLETAARPQQPRPEIQYTSETQASDDVVEEKEQKEAEKEDEKKDNPG
- a CDS encoding TetR/AcrR family transcriptional regulator — its product is MPLLPCACCLRADRLDLWNRTDPFPGIYIALLGMVTFTCDQIGKRPQTVILVTVFLFQPKLLSNFHLTSLGSTIKVKQAINQTVCFFVEERRMGAKGEKTRQKILEDAAELFHTKGFGATSVRDLLQVTGMTKGSLYFHFSGKDEIGLEYLRQAGERFMAFLDEGLEGPSAVEKLDNFLQQAFAYHRARGFVGGCLFGNTALETSDTAPAFARVTAATFNQWRKKLAVIIEQAQNDGTVCRIRSADELAEFVIAALEGGIMQSRLHKSEAPMRNCVETLRMMLYSDKTDLQPHKPH
- a CDS encoding carboxymuconolactone decarboxylase family protein, encoding MTRIHSFDPQKAQQQTAEIFAEIKQAFGMVPNLFRAYANHPPLLEANWVKVKKVMMEGTLSRKAKETIAVLVSKDNGCNYCVAAHETALRSIGVSSEEINAIETDLQQSDFSPKERELIAFARKANISPLSIKDEEVQALRDLGAVDAEIVEALGVMELFVGFNKFLDALQVEIDF
- a CDS encoding arsenosugar biosynthesis-associated peroxidase-like protein, with amino-acid sequence MDTYYDPRDLNLFESIGKDAPELAKKFFDYYGAVFTEGALSEREKALIALAVAHTVQCPYCIDAYTQACLEKGSDLEEMSEAMHVAAAIRGGASLVHGVQMRKIAEKLSL
- the arsS gene encoding arsenosugar biosynthesis radical SAM (seleno)protein ArsS (Some members of this family are selenoproteins.), whose amino-acid sequence is MQEPKKSAGQEPASGVEHFSCTLKRHDLHFARRRCRILQINTGLLCDLACKHCHLEAGPQRREIMSAETMQEVVAFAHRGNFEMIDVTGGAPELVPGIAGFLSELADCAPHVLLRSNLTALGGKAREELLATLCRHRIALVVSFPSLREAQVEAQRGSGVWEKSLAMLNRLNELGYGRADSGLELHLAVNPGGAFLPANQESMEKRYRRELEKRWGIVFNRLFTLTNAPLGRFKHWLEKSGNYQGYMRKLAESFNPEAVPAVMCREQISVSWDGTVFDCDFHLAAGICQGEKRTQVRDLPGPPPEGTPIATADHCYACTAGAGFT